One Vigna unguiculata cultivar IT97K-499-35 chromosome 11, ASM411807v1, whole genome shotgun sequence DNA window includes the following coding sequences:
- the LOC114169649 gene encoding nucleolin 1-like isoform X2 — MGKSSKKSAVKVDAAPAAVPPSKSAKKGGKRQAEEESEKAIAKKQKIEEVVQKQKKEAKVQKKESSSDDSSSEDEKPAAKPAALPKKTPANNGAVKAPAKKGKPASSSSESSEDDSSDEDEVSAKKPQKVAAAKQKKAAPLPNKKESSSDDSSSESEEEKPVPKAVVPSQKAPAKNGAPAKKGKPVSNSESSEDDSSEDEKPAAKNGSVTAAAKKGKPAAAASSSDSSEESSDEDDVPKTKVVPAAGKNIASSNKKTQPSGGSDSDSSSDEDDKKKTSATTKPPASSVAPAKKVESSDDDSSEDSDEDDDVKPSATAVSKPSAVPKKKVDSSDSDDSSSDEDDKEATKKVSNVKSVPVSKQPVKTSKTSDSEEESSESDSEEEKGKKMDIDEDDSSDESEKPQKKAVKKVKESSDSSDDDSEEESEEEPSKTPQKRARDVEMVDAASSGKKTPNTPITPNAESGSNTLFVGNLAYSVTRADVENFFQDCGEVVDVRLATDPEGNFKGFGHVEFATVEAAQKALELNGEELLNRPLRLDSARVRDKGAFTPNSSNWKDSSQRSGRGQSQTLFVRGFDKSLGEDEIRASLEEHFGSCGEITRVSIPKDYDTGAVKGFAYMDFGDADSFGKALELHESELGGYTLSVDEAKPRDNQGSGGGGRGGGGRGGGGRFGGRGGSGGRFGGSGGGRFGGSGGGRFGGGGRGGGGGGRFGGRGGGGRGRGPPNRSMAEGTGKKTKFNDED, encoded by the exons atggGCAAGTCTAGCAAGAAATCAGCTGTCAAG GTTGACGCCGCTCCAGCTGCTGTTCCGCCATCCAAATCCGCGAAGAAGG gTGGCAAGCGACAAGCTGAAGAAGAAAGTGAGAAAGCGATTGCAAAAAAACAGAAGATAGAAGAGGTTGTGCAGAAGCAAAAGAAGGAAGCAAAGGTGCAAAAGAAGGAGAGCAGTTCTGACGATTCTTCTTCTGAAGATGAG AAACCTGCTGCTAAACCTGCTGCTCTTCCAAAGAAGACCCCTGCTAATAATGGTGCTGTAAAAGCCCCTGCAAAGAAAGGAAAACCAGCTTCCAGTTCTTCTGAATCATCTGAAGATGACTCTTCTGATGAGGACGAAGTGAGTGCAAAGAAGCCACAGAAAGTGGCAGCCGCGAAACAAAAGAAAGCTGCACCACTGCCCAATAAAAAGGAGAGTAGCTCAGATGATTCTTCTTCAGAGTCTGAGGAGGAG AAGCCTGTACCAAAAGCTGTCGTGCCTTCACAAAAGGCTCCTGCTAAAAATGGTGCCCCAGCAAAGAAAGGCAAGCCAGTTAGCAACTCGGAGTCTTCTGAAGATGACTCCTCTGAAGATGAg AAACCAGCTGCCAAGAATGGCTCTGTAACTGCCGCTGCAAAGAAAGGCAAGCCAGCTGCAGCTGCAAGCTCTTCTGATTCATCTGAGGAGTCCTCTGACGAGGATGAT GTTCCAAAAACCAAGGTGGTCCCTGCTGCAGGGAAGAATATAGCGTCTTCTAACAAGAAGACTCAGCCTAGTGGAGGTTCTGACTCTGATAGCAGCTCTGATGAGGACGAT aaaaagaaaacatctGCAACTACAAAGCCGCCTGCCTCATCAGTTGCTCCCGCTAAGAAAGTGGAAAGCTCAGATGATGATTCAAGTGAAGACTCTGATGAAGATGAT GATGTCAAGCCCTCTGCAACTGCTGTGTCAAAGCCTTCTGCTGTGCCAAAGAAGAAAGTTGATAGCTCTGATTCTGATGATAGCAGCTCTGATGAAGACGAT AAGGAGGCTACCAAAAAGGTTTCCAATGTCAAGTCAGTGCCTGTGTCTAAGCAGCCTGTTAAGACCTCAAAAACTAGTGATTCAGAAgag GAGTCTTCTGAAAGTGATTctgaagaggaaaag GGAAAGAAGATGGATATAGACGAGGATGATAGTTCTGATGAAAGTGAAAAGCCTCAGAAGAAG GCTGTGAAAAAAGTCAAAGAAAGTAGTGACAGTTCAGATGATGATAGTGAGGAAGAAAGTGAGGAGGAACCCTCCAAAACTCCGCAAAAAAGA GCTAGGGATGTTGAGATGGTAGATGCTGCTTCATCCGGAAAGAAAACT CCCAATACTCCAATTACACCAAATGCAGAGAGCGGCTCAAATACTCTTTTTGTGGGGAACCTGGCGTACAGTGTTACCCGAGCTGATGT GGAAAATTTCTTCCAGGATTGTGGAGAAGTTGTTGATGTTCGTCTTGCTACAGATCCGGAGGGTAATTTTAAAGGATTTGGTCATGTTGAGTTTGCAACAGTTGAAGCTGCGCAGAAG gcTCTTGAGTTGAATGGAGAAGAATTATTGAATCGTCCCCTGCGTCTGGATTCAGCCAGGGTCCGGGACAAGGGTGCTTTTACTCCCAATAGCAG CAATTGGAAAGACTCATCCCAGAGAAGTGGAAGAGGCCAGTCTCAAACACTATTTGTTAGGGGTTTTGATAAATCACTTGGGGAAGATGAG ATAAGGGCTAGTTTGGAAGAACATTTTGGTTCTTGTGGAGAGATTACAAGGGTATCAATTCCGAAAGATTACGACACTGGTGCTGTCAAGGG GTTTGCTTACATGGACTTTGGTGATGCTGATAGCTTTGGCAAAGCTCTAGAACTCCATGAAAGTGAACTTGGAGGTTATACCCTCTCAGTGGATGAAGCCAAGCCTAGGGATAATCAAGGATCCGGTGGAGGTGGAAGAGGCGGTGGTGGAAGAGGTGGTGGTGGTAGGTTTGGTGGAAGAGGTGGCAGTGGCGGTAGGTTTGGCGGCAGTGGTGGTGGACGTtttggtggtagtggtggtggccGATTTGGTGGAGGTGGAAgaggcggtggtggtggtggtagatTTGGTGGAAGAGGCGGTGGTGGAAGAGGTCGTGGAccaccaaatagatccatggcGGAAGGCACAG GGAAAAAGACCAAGTTTAACGATGAAGACTAG
- the LOC114169649 gene encoding nucleolin 1-like isoform X1, which translates to MGKSSKKSAVKVDAAPAAVPPSKSAKKGGKRQAEEESEKAIAKKQKIEEVVQKQKKEAKVQKKESSSDDSSSEDEKPAAKPAALPKKTPANNGAVKAPAKKGKPASSSSESSEDDSSDEDEVSAKKPQKVAAAKQKKAAPLPNKKESSSDDSSSESEEEKPVPKAVVPSQKAPAKNGAPAKKGKPVSNSESSEDDSSEDEKPAAKNGSVTAAAKKGKPAAAASSSDSSEESSDEDDVPKTKVVPAAGKNIASSNKKTQPSGGSDSDSSSDEDDKKKTSATTKPPASSVAPAKKVESSDDDSSEDSDEDDDVKPSATAVSKPSAVPKKKVDSSDSDDSSSDEDDKEATKKVSNVKSVPVSKQPVKTSKTSDSEEESSESDSEEEKGKKMDIDEDDSSDESEKPQKKKAVKKVKESSDSSDDDSEEESEEEPSKTPQKRARDVEMVDAASSGKKTPNTPITPNAESGSNTLFVGNLAYSVTRADVENFFQDCGEVVDVRLATDPEGNFKGFGHVEFATVEAAQKALELNGEELLNRPLRLDSARVRDKGAFTPNSSNWKDSSQRSGRGQSQTLFVRGFDKSLGEDEIRASLEEHFGSCGEITRVSIPKDYDTGAVKGFAYMDFGDADSFGKALELHESELGGYTLSVDEAKPRDNQGSGGGGRGGGGRGGGGRFGGRGGSGGRFGGSGGGRFGGSGGGRFGGGGRGGGGGGRFGGRGGGGRGRGPPNRSMAEGTGKKTKFNDED; encoded by the exons atggGCAAGTCTAGCAAGAAATCAGCTGTCAAG GTTGACGCCGCTCCAGCTGCTGTTCCGCCATCCAAATCCGCGAAGAAGG gTGGCAAGCGACAAGCTGAAGAAGAAAGTGAGAAAGCGATTGCAAAAAAACAGAAGATAGAAGAGGTTGTGCAGAAGCAAAAGAAGGAAGCAAAGGTGCAAAAGAAGGAGAGCAGTTCTGACGATTCTTCTTCTGAAGATGAG AAACCTGCTGCTAAACCTGCTGCTCTTCCAAAGAAGACCCCTGCTAATAATGGTGCTGTAAAAGCCCCTGCAAAGAAAGGAAAACCAGCTTCCAGTTCTTCTGAATCATCTGAAGATGACTCTTCTGATGAGGACGAAGTGAGTGCAAAGAAGCCACAGAAAGTGGCAGCCGCGAAACAAAAGAAAGCTGCACCACTGCCCAATAAAAAGGAGAGTAGCTCAGATGATTCTTCTTCAGAGTCTGAGGAGGAG AAGCCTGTACCAAAAGCTGTCGTGCCTTCACAAAAGGCTCCTGCTAAAAATGGTGCCCCAGCAAAGAAAGGCAAGCCAGTTAGCAACTCGGAGTCTTCTGAAGATGACTCCTCTGAAGATGAg AAACCAGCTGCCAAGAATGGCTCTGTAACTGCCGCTGCAAAGAAAGGCAAGCCAGCTGCAGCTGCAAGCTCTTCTGATTCATCTGAGGAGTCCTCTGACGAGGATGAT GTTCCAAAAACCAAGGTGGTCCCTGCTGCAGGGAAGAATATAGCGTCTTCTAACAAGAAGACTCAGCCTAGTGGAGGTTCTGACTCTGATAGCAGCTCTGATGAGGACGAT aaaaagaaaacatctGCAACTACAAAGCCGCCTGCCTCATCAGTTGCTCCCGCTAAGAAAGTGGAAAGCTCAGATGATGATTCAAGTGAAGACTCTGATGAAGATGAT GATGTCAAGCCCTCTGCAACTGCTGTGTCAAAGCCTTCTGCTGTGCCAAAGAAGAAAGTTGATAGCTCTGATTCTGATGATAGCAGCTCTGATGAAGACGAT AAGGAGGCTACCAAAAAGGTTTCCAATGTCAAGTCAGTGCCTGTGTCTAAGCAGCCTGTTAAGACCTCAAAAACTAGTGATTCAGAAgag GAGTCTTCTGAAAGTGATTctgaagaggaaaag GGAAAGAAGATGGATATAGACGAGGATGATAGTTCTGATGAAAGTGAAAAGCCTCAGAAGAAG AAGGCTGTGAAAAAAGTCAAAGAAAGTAGTGACAGTTCAGATGATGATAGTGAGGAAGAAAGTGAGGAGGAACCCTCCAAAACTCCGCAAAAAAGA GCTAGGGATGTTGAGATGGTAGATGCTGCTTCATCCGGAAAGAAAACT CCCAATACTCCAATTACACCAAATGCAGAGAGCGGCTCAAATACTCTTTTTGTGGGGAACCTGGCGTACAGTGTTACCCGAGCTGATGT GGAAAATTTCTTCCAGGATTGTGGAGAAGTTGTTGATGTTCGTCTTGCTACAGATCCGGAGGGTAATTTTAAAGGATTTGGTCATGTTGAGTTTGCAACAGTTGAAGCTGCGCAGAAG gcTCTTGAGTTGAATGGAGAAGAATTATTGAATCGTCCCCTGCGTCTGGATTCAGCCAGGGTCCGGGACAAGGGTGCTTTTACTCCCAATAGCAG CAATTGGAAAGACTCATCCCAGAGAAGTGGAAGAGGCCAGTCTCAAACACTATTTGTTAGGGGTTTTGATAAATCACTTGGGGAAGATGAG ATAAGGGCTAGTTTGGAAGAACATTTTGGTTCTTGTGGAGAGATTACAAGGGTATCAATTCCGAAAGATTACGACACTGGTGCTGTCAAGGG GTTTGCTTACATGGACTTTGGTGATGCTGATAGCTTTGGCAAAGCTCTAGAACTCCATGAAAGTGAACTTGGAGGTTATACCCTCTCAGTGGATGAAGCCAAGCCTAGGGATAATCAAGGATCCGGTGGAGGTGGAAGAGGCGGTGGTGGAAGAGGTGGTGGTGGTAGGTTTGGTGGAAGAGGTGGCAGTGGCGGTAGGTTTGGCGGCAGTGGTGGTGGACGTtttggtggtagtggtggtggccGATTTGGTGGAGGTGGAAgaggcggtggtggtggtggtagatTTGGTGGAAGAGGCGGTGGTGGAAGAGGTCGTGGAccaccaaatagatccatggcGGAAGGCACAG GGAAAAAGACCAAGTTTAACGATGAAGACTAG